The following proteins are encoded in a genomic region of Nicotiana sylvestris chromosome 4, ASM39365v2, whole genome shotgun sequence:
- the LOC138889372 gene encoding uncharacterized protein: MYHDLKEIYWWSDMKKKVADFVAKCLNCQQVNVQQQKIKCRLPISWFEVGEAELLGPDLVNQSMEKVKLIQEHLKIAQSRQKSYSNKQHRDLEFQVDDWVFLNVLPEKGVIIFEKKGKLNPRYISPYKIL, from the exons atgtatcatgatcttaaggagatttattggtggagtgacatgaaaaagaaagttgcagactttgtggccaagtgtctgaattgtcagcaagtgaatgTCCAACAGCAGAAAATCAA GTGCAGATTGCCAATTAGTTGGTTCGAAGTTGGTGAAGCGGAGTTGCTGGGACCAGATTTGGTCAATCAgtctatggagaaagtcaagttgattcaagagcatttgaagatagctcagagtcgccaaaagtcctattcaaACAAGcaacatagagacctagagtttcaagttgatgattgggtgtttctaaaTGTTTTGCCTGAGAAAGGTGTTATAATATTTGAGAAGAAAGGAAAGCTCAATCCTAGATACATCAGCCCATATAAGATCCTATGA